The genomic interval TGAAGCCGACCGCCGAACGCGAAGGTGTCACCACCCAGATGGTGATCGATCGCCTGCGCCGGCAGCTCAGCCGCGTTGCCGGCATCCGGCTGTTCATGTTCGCCGCCCAGGATCTGCGCGGCGGCGGCCGCTCCAGCGAATCCAACTATCAGTACACGCTGAGCAGTCCCGATCTCGACCTGTTGCAGAAATGGGCGCCGATCGTCGCCAAGCGGATGCAGACGGTCGACGGTATCACCGACGTCACCAGCGATCGCGACGACGGCGGCCTGCAGCTGACGCTGTCGATCGACCGCACCATGGCGTCGCGGCTCGGCGTGCGGATTCAGGACATCGACAACGCGCTCAACAACGCATTCTCGCAGCGTCAGATCGCGACGATCTACACCCAGCGCAACCAGTATCAGGTGGTGCTGGAGATCGATCCGAATTTCCAGACCGACCCGACCGACCTGAAGCGGATCTATGTCGACAGCACCAGCGGCGATCAGGTGCCGTTGTCGGCGGTGGTGCGCGCCGAGCGCGGGCTGGCGGCGCTGGCGGTCGCTCATACCCAGGGCGTGCCGTCGACCACGGTGTCGTTCAACACGCTGCCCGACGTGCCGCTGCAGGAGGCGACCGCCAACATTCAGCGCGCGGTCGACGAACTGCACATGCCGGAGGGGATCCGCGGCTCGTTCGACGGCAATGCCGGCGATTTCCGTGCCACCTCCAATAAGCAGCCGCTGCTGATCCTGGCGGCTTTCATCGCGATGTACATCGTCCTCGGGGTGCTCTACGAGAGCCTGGCGCATCCGCTGACGATCATCTCGACGCTGCCGTCGGCGGGGCTCGGCGCACTGCTGGCGCTGCTGGTCACCGGCACCGAGCTGTCGGTGATCGCCTTCGTCGGCATCATCATGTTGATCGGTATCGTCAAGAAGAACGGGATCATGATGGTGGACTTCGCGCTGGAGGCCGAACGCGACCGCGGCCTGCCATCCGCCGACGCCATCTTCGAAGCCTGTATCGTGCGATTCCGGCCGATCCTGATGACCACGCTGGCGGCGCTGTTCGCGGCGATTCCGCTGGTGGTCGCGGTCGGCCCCGGCACCGAGCTGCGCCGGCCGCTCGGCATCACCATCATCGGCGGGCTGTTCGTATCGCAGGTGCTGACGCTGTATACGACGCCGGTGATTTATCTGTTGATCGACCGGGTGCGGCAGCGGCGCTGGCGCCGCGGTGCGCCGGCCGCAGTGCCGGCGGAGTAGGAACGAGATGACGACCGAACACCAGACACCTGCGGCAGAGCTCGGCGCGCCGGAGCCGGAGTGCGAGCGCTGCGGCAAAGCGCTGCCGCTGTGCATCTGCGACACCGTCGAGCCGATCGCCAGCCGCATCCAGCTTCTGATTCTGCAGCATCCTCAGGAGCAGGACCGCGCGCTCGGCACCGCGCGGCTGACCGCGCAGCATTTCAAGAACGCGGTGGTGCGGATCGGGCTGTCATGGCCGAGCCTGTCCAAGGCGCTCGGCCGCACCGTGCACGATCCGTCGCGCTGGGCGGTGCTGTATCTTGGCTCGGCCCGCGCGGCCGAATTGGCCGAGGGGCGCGAGATCCTCGCGGTCGACGCCAAGGGGCAGCCCGAGCCGTATCAGGACATGATCCTCGACGAGATCGAGGGCGTGGTGCTGCTCGACGGCACCTGGAGCCAGGCCAAGGCGCTGTGGTGGCGCAACGCCTGGATGCTGAAGTGCCAGCGGGTGATTCTCGACCCCGCGGCGCCGTCGCGCTACGGCCGGCTGCGCAAGGAGCCGCGCCGCGACGGGCTGTCGACGCTGGAAGCCGCCGCCATGCTGCTGTCGCGGCTGGAGCACCGCCCCGAGATCGAGACCGCCTTGCTGTCAGCCTTCGACCGGATGCTGGCGCGGTTCAAGCAGGTCCGGGCCGAGCGGCCGGATCTGGCCCCGAAGCCGAAGAAGCGCGACTGGCGCCGCAAGAAGCGCGGGTGAGGGCGCGCGCCCGCGCCGCGGCCTGACGCGGCGATCTCGATCGCTGCAACGTGCTGTGCGACGGTTGCCTATCGCCGTTCGGCCGTATATGAGTTCGCCGCGTGGGGCCACGTGGCGGAGTGGTTACGCAACGGTCTGCAAAACCGTGTACACCAGTTCAATTCTGGTCGTGGCCTCCACTTTCCAATCAAGCACTTAGCCGTCTTCCCTTAGGCTCGACGCGAACCGCGTCGGGTGCACCGTTGCGCTTGGAATCGCATAGGCGCGGACGGACCTTCGTCGCGCAGTTTTGGTGAGGTGGTCTATGTCGCCCGGTCGGGCTTCAAGCCGTCACGCGAGATCGCGCCGTTGATCGAACGCGAGAAGCCCGATCTGGTGATCGAAGAGCTGGCGGAGCGGCATTTGGATTCGCTGGCGGACACCGTCGCGCAGGAAGGCCGCTAGGGCGGCAGCAGCGCCTCGCTCAGCAGGAGGCGTACCAGTCGGACGGGAAGGGCAGCAGCGGCCATTCGACCGAATTGTCGTTGGCGGCACGGCGCATCGTCGCCACTATGTTCGGACGCACGACGTTGTCCTGCGTGCTTTCCGCAACGGCGTCGCTGATCGATTCCAGCAACAGATCGTATTCGGCTTCGCTCATGGTTCGGCTCCCCTGTCCGAACCTGAGTGTGGCAAAAACTGTTGTGGGGCCGGTTGAGCCGATCGCTACAATTTTAGCGATCCGCCTTCGTCGCGCGGAGCGTGGTGAGCTGATCCGCA from Rhodopseudomonas palustris carries:
- a CDS encoding tRNA-uridine aminocarboxypropyltransferase, coding for MTTEHQTPAAELGAPEPECERCGKALPLCICDTVEPIASRIQLLILQHPQEQDRALGTARLTAQHFKNAVVRIGLSWPSLSKALGRTVHDPSRWAVLYLGSARAAELAEGREILAVDAKGQPEPYQDMILDEIEGVVLLDGTWSQAKALWWRNAWMLKCQRVILDPAAPSRYGRLRKEPRRDGLSTLEAAAMLLSRLEHRPEIETALLSAFDRMLARFKQVRAERPDLAPKPKKRDWRRKKRG